Proteins encoded in a region of the Ornithodoros turicata isolate Travis chromosome 3, ASM3712646v1, whole genome shotgun sequence genome:
- the LOC135389877 gene encoding zinc finger protein 14-like — MTENIDISTTTSEVEADTTDAAAEVLQDLAGGHKCLSCNSDFESNDQLMEHSVACLETSRTPPVVSGATATDNEPDEELLSGFGNSCIVCGAVFKSWIQLRRHMTSHDPVPHDTKWFSRCHLANGTIRCRICGKLQRSMLRLRYHYSSHVHAQIFSCPKCPGTYKTSRAVVHHFRTVHVPRYKCGQCNFVTDYYKVFRSHELKHSGITSKERCEACLKFFEKSVLVLHYYQHTGEKTHPCQQCDSGFVTASRLNQHVREVHGNKKRRSDSTGPKRGRAQAYTEALGDDGLPGLNNRCVVCGDTFALWNLLRTHMATHNPAPQDPRLLNKCRLADGTIQCLVCGKFQADMARLRRHYACHTNARIFACPKCPRALKTSLLFIEHFRRAHTAFAQTYKCNQCKFTTMYSQNLRTHKSKHAGTNKERCEACFKFISKYKLLDHYYRHTGEKPYACPQCIFDFVTTSELQCHIRRVHEDEKSDSGHTGLKRRRVQVRREDFTDDGLPGLNNQCIVCGEKFPLWQLLRVHMATHNPVPHDSRLLTDCRLPDGTIQCLVCGKFQGSMAELRLHYASHADARIFKCPKCPRALKTSLSFLTHFRTVHTTLARVYKCNHCDFKTIYGRHHIRIHQLKHSLIHQKERCEVCFKLLRKDSLLLHYYQHTDEKAHACQQCSSRFVLASHLKNHITNVHERRTLASHNEKP, encoded by the exons ATGACTGAGAACATAGACATCTCGACTACTACTTCAGAAGTCGAAGCTGACACTACAGACGCGGCAGCTGAAGTGCTGCAAGACCTTGCAGGCGGTCACAAATGCCTCTCCTGCAATTCGGATTTCGAGAGTAATGATCAACTGATGGAGCACAGCGTTGCCTGTCTGGAG ACATCTAGGACACCTCCTGTGGTATCAGGTGCAACTGCTACTGATAACGAGCCAGATGAGGAATTACTATCTGGTTTTGGAAACAGTTGCATTGTTTGCGGTGCCGTCTTCAAATCTTGGATTCAACTCCGGAGGCACATGACATCGCACGACCCG GTTCCCCATGATACCAAGTGGTTCAGTCGCTGTCACTTAGCGAACGGCACCATACGGTGTCGTATCTGCGGCAAGCTCCAGAGAAGCATGCTCCGTCTTCGCTACCACTACTCCAGCCACGTGCATGCTCAGATCTTTAGTTGTCCAAAGTGTCCAGGCACCTACAAGACAAGCCGAGCTGTCGTTCACCACTTCAGGACTGTCCACGTTCCGAGATACAAATGCGGTCAGTGCAACTTCGTGACTGACTACTACAAAGTTTTTCGTAGCCACGAACTAAAACATTCCGGGATCACCTCTAAAGAACGCTGTGAAGCTTGCTTGAAGTTCTTCGAAAAGAGCGTACTTGTACTTCACTATTACCAACATACGGGAGAGAAAACCCACCCGTGCCAACAGTGCGACTCCGGCTTTGTCACCGCCTCAAGACTAAACCAGCATGTTCGAGAAGTACATGGGAACAAAAAACGTAGGTCTGACAGTACGGGACCCAAGAGAGGTCGAGCACAG GCATATACAGAGGCTCTTGGTGACGACGGTCTACCAGGATTGAATAATCGATGCGTCGTCTGTGGCGATACATTCGCGCTGTGGAATTTATTGCGGACGCACATGGCAACACACAATCCG GCTCCCCAAGATCCGAGGCTGTTGAACAAGTGCCGCTTGGCGGACGGGACCATCCAGTGCCTTGTCTGCGGCAAATTTCAAGCAGACATGGCCCGTCTTCGCAGACATTACGCGTGTCACACAAATGCTCGCATCTTCGCATGTCCAAAGTGTCCACGTGCTCTCAAGACAAGCCTGCTTTTCATCGAGCACTTTAGGAGGGCCCACACTGCGTTCGCGCAGACTTATAAATGTAATCAGTGCAAATTCACTACTATGTACTCGCAAAATTTACGCACGCATAAATCAAAACATGCCGGTACAAACAAAGAACGATGTGAAGCTTGTTTCAAATTCATCTCAAAGTACAAGCTATTGGATCATTATTACCGACATACGGGTGAGAAACCATATGCGTGCCCTCAGTGCATCTTTGACTTTGTGACCACCTCAGAGCTACAGTGCCATATCCGCCGTGTGCATGAAGACGAGAAAAGTGATTCTGGCCATACGGGACTCAAGAGACGACGAGTACAG GTACGCAGAGAGGATTTTACGGACGACGGTTTACCTGGCTTGAATAATCAGTGCATCGTCTGCGGCGAAAAATTCCCCCTGTGGCAATTACTGCGGGTGCACATGGCAACACACAATCCT GTTCCTCACGACTCCAGATTGCTGACCGATTGCCGCTTGCCGGACGGGACCATCCAGTGCCTCGTCTGTGGTAAATTCCAAGGAAGCATGGCCGAACTTCGCTTGCATTATGCGAGTCACGCAGATGCTCGCATCTTCAAGTGTCCAAAGTGTCCGCGTGCCCTGAAGACAAGCTTGAGTTTCCTCACGCACTTCAGGACAGTCCACACTACGCTGGCCCGGGTTTATAAATGTAACCACTGCGACTTCAAGACTATCTACGGCCGTCATCACATACGTATTCATCAGTTAAAACATTCCCTAATTCATCAAAAAGAGCGGTGTGAAGTCTGCTTCAAGCTGCTGAGAAAAGACAGTCTTTTACTTCACTATTACCAGCATACGGACGAGAAAGCGCATGCATGCCAGCAGTGCAGTTCCCGCTTCGTCTTGGCCTCACACCTGAAAAACCATATCACCAATGTGCATGAGCGTAGGACACTTGCTTCTCACAATGAGAAACCCTAG